The sequence GGACGAACTAATCATGGAAGGTAAAATATAACGCACAGCTTTGTTGACAACCGAAGAAGGAGCCTCGTTCGGATGTTCTTCTGAAACGCGGAAAATTTGTTCCATAACAACAATGGCATCGTCAATGATGAGTCCTATGGATGCAGCAATAGCACCCAAGGTGATAATATTTAAAGTATAATGCATCGCATAAACCACCGTAAATGAGAGCGCTAATGTTATCGGAATAGTAACTAAAACGGTAAGGCTTGCTTTTAGTGAACGTAAAAAAATAAAAACTACCAAAATGGCTAAGACAAGTCCGAGCCACAAACTATCGCTTACACTTTTCACAGCATCGGTAACGAAATCTGATTGATCGTAATAAGGAACCAATTTTACATCTTCCGGAAGCATTTTTTGCAACTCGTTTACTTTCGCTCTTAACTGATTTGCCAAATCAATTAAATTGGCTTTCGGTTGTTTTAAAATATCTACCAGAATCGCTTCTTTGCTATTCGCATTTATTTTTATGTATTCTATTTTTTGTTGAATCTCTACCGTAGCAATGTCTTTTAAAGTAACGATGCGTTTTCCATCATTTCGCAACACCACATTTTCCAATTCATCTTTCGTGTAAATACCAGCATCCGTGAGCGTGAGATACAATCTGCGGTAATCATTTGTGTAGCCATTTGATTTGATAAAATTAGTGGCATTGAGCGCATCATTTATCATGGCAGGTGTAATCCCCAATGCGCTCATCTTTTGTGCATGCAGTTCTATCCAATACTCTTTTGTTTTTCCTCCGCTTACTTCAATGGATGAAATTCCGACTACTTGCGAAAGATATGGCTTGATTAAATGTTCCGCAATCAATCTTAATTCAATCGGACTTTTATTCGCGCTTTCTACCGTGTATCCCATTACAGGAGCGGTGGAAGGACTCATTTTTTCTACCTTAATTTGTGTTCCAGCAGGTAAGTCGCTTCGTATTTGATTAATATAGGATTCGGCTTGTTGGCGACTTGTTTCCACATTCGCATTCCAATCCAAGAAAATAGATATTTCGCAACTACCGCGACTCGTAGTGCTTCGGATGCGTTGTAAATCCGGAATTTTTTTTAAGATATTCTCCAAAGGTTTTGTAATCGTGAGCATCATTTTATCCACTGGCTGCTCGCCGTCATCTACAATCACTTTTATTTTCGGAAACGTAATTTCTGGTAATAAAGAAGTTTCGATACGCGTATAAAAAAGCACACCTCCAGCAATGAGAAGTGCCATAATTACGGCAATCGGACTCTTATATCTCAAAAAAAAGTTTTTCACGGCTGTATTATTTTAACACTTGCAGTATCTGCCAATCCATAATTTCCTGAAAAAATAATTTTATCGGACGGTGAAAAAGTAGGCGAAATAATTTCTACTTTATCGTTTGTTTCAATCCCTTTTTTTACCGGAATTTTTACTGCCGTGCTGTCGTTTATTAATTTCATTATCCAAAAAGAAGTTTCTGTTTCGTTTGTTAATACTGCGGTTTTGGGCAATACAAAAGCTTGTTTGGCGGCTGTTTTCGGAATCGTTATTTTAGCGATAAGATTTTCCGGAAGTGATATATCAGACATTGCTTTCACAATATAATTTTCCGTTTGAGACGCAGCATCCATCGTTGGCAAACGGCTGTCGATACGAGCTTTTATAACTTCGCTATCTGGCAAAATAATACTGCAAGGCATCGTTGTTTTTACGTAGTTATGCAACTCATAAGGCACGTTTAGTAGAAATACCAAACTGCTTTCGTCCGCAATAAGACAAAGCGGATCGCCGTCTTGCACATAATCTCCTTTTTGGTGATTTACAGCAGTAATTATTCCTTCTTTGTTGGCGGTGATTTTCAGCATCCCTGAAAAGGAAAAAAGAGAATCGGTTTTCGCATCAATAGCGGATGCTTCCTTCGTTTGGAGAATAAAAAGGACTTGCCCTTTTTTTATTTTATCGCCCACATTTACTTCCACATTTCTGATATATCCATTGGCATTAGCGCGTGCTGCATCTTTTATCAGAAAGGAGGAAGTGGCACTGAGCGTAAGTTGATCTGAAATAGTTTCTTGAGAAATATGCGTAACGCGCACAGCTACGATGGCTTTAGAATCCGTATCTCCGCTATCGTCCGAGGAAATCGTATTGGATTTACATCCCGATAAAAGTGAAAGGATAAATGCAAAAGATAAAATGGCACTTCGAAAAATTATTTTTTTCATCGTTCTTTTTTTGGGAAATAATTACCAGTTCCAATAATTTAGTTCGTTAATCAAACTTAGTTTTTTTAATTGTTCTTGATTTAATTGTGCTTGAATAATCAATTGGTTTTTTACGGCAATAACAAATTCCGTTACAGCTATGGTGCCTTGTTCCATTTGTTTTTTAGATACGTCAATTAACGTTTGCGAAGTAATCAATTGCTCGTTTAGTTGTTGAACAATCGCATTCACAGCCACTAATTCATTCTCCGTACGTGCTATTTCTGCGGCGTGATGGTTTATAAAATATTTTTTGTATCCGTTCCGAGTATCTTCCGAAATTTTTAATTTTTGTTCCTCCAACTGACGCTGTTTTCCATCATAAATCGGCATCGAAAAATTTAATCCGAAACTGGTTCCCACGTGTTGATAAATCATATCGTACGAAGCAGAATTAATTCCGGCATCTGCAAACCAGCTTAATTTAGGCTTATAGTGAAGCGAAATTAAATTTTGAGCATTGGTAATTTTTAAACTATCAATAGTAAATTGCATAAAAAATGGAGCAGAAAATGAATTAGAAGTAAGGTTCCTTTTAACCAAAGGTGCTTCCATCGAAACGCTTGAAGTATCGTTAATGCCACACAATAAATTTAATTCAGACACTGCTTTTTTATAATCTTCTTGTAATTGCAACGCATTTATTTGCTCGGATTGCATTTCAATTTTAAAATTCAAATAA comes from Bacteroidia bacterium and encodes:
- a CDS encoding efflux RND transporter periplasmic adaptor subunit; the encoded protein is MKKIIFRSAILSFAFILSLLSGCKSNTISSDDSGDTDSKAIVAVRVTHISQETISDQLTLSATSSFLIKDAARANANGYIRNVEVNVGDKIKKGQVLFILQTKEASAIDAKTDSLFSFSGMLKITANKEGIITAVNHQKGDYVQDGDPLCLIADESSLVFLLNVPYELHNYVKTTMPCSIILPDSEVIKARIDSRLPTMDAASQTENYIVKAMSDISLPENLIAKITIPKTAAKQAFVLPKTAVLTNETETSFWIMKLINDSTAVKIPVKKGIETNDKVEIISPTFSPSDKIIFSGNYGLADTASVKIIQP
- a CDS encoding TolC family protein, producing the protein MRFFKNTYFLFILCFFAVYSANAQTTNLDYYLLQGRENSPFLKDYSNQVLSNNIDSLKLKTGYKPKVNLYGQLMFAPIINGYGYDNAITNGGLYSSVISVSQDFTPKKNKETEMQQVVLNGQSLGISKQMSTHDLQKNIVADYIAAYTFQEQCKVEKNNLSMLKAEEIILKQLLNKGIYKPSDYLNFKIEMQSEQINALQLQEDYKKAVSELNLLCGINDTSSVSMEAPLVKRNLTSNSFSAPFFMQFTIDSLKITNAQNLISLHYKPKLSWFADAGINSASYDMIYQHVGTSFGLNFSMPIYDGKQRQLEEQKLKISEDTRNGYKKYFINHHAAEIARTENELVAVNAIVQQLNEQLITSQTLIDVSKKQMEQGTIAVTEFVIAVKNQLIIQAQLNQEQLKKLSLINELNYWNW